In Macrobrachium rosenbergii isolate ZJJX-2024 chromosome 47, ASM4041242v1, whole genome shotgun sequence, the following are encoded in one genomic region:
- the LOC136830894 gene encoding uncharacterized protein — protein MRFLVEMVNTSWLVILSLGAYAVSSSQAVPDVYGAPPPRTYCLPQVKYVTKYQTQIEKVPVYETVYDKQYVPTTVYQPVYETEYVTKVETEYVPEYVTETEYKTDTKYVTDYETKYETKYETKIEHVPEYVTETDVKYETVRETDVKYETVYKTEYQPQYVTKTALHYNTVYKTNLVPYYQTVLKTVQTYKTVCPKPYGGSYGGYGGYGGYGH, from the exons ATGCGTTTCCTGGTGGAG ATGGTGAATACCAGCTGGTTGGTCATACTCTCCCTGGGGGCATATGCCGTCTCCTCGTCCCAGGCGGTACCAGATGTCTATGGGGCGCCTCCCCCGAGGACTTACTGCCTCCCCCAGGTGAAATACGTCACCAAATATCAGACGCAGATCGAGAAG GTTCCCGTGTACGAAACGGTCTACGACAAGCAGTACGTACCCACGACCGTCTACCAGCCCGTGTACGAGACGGAGTACGTCACGAAGGTCGAGACCGAGTACGTACCCGAGTACGTCACGGAGACCGAGTACAAGACGGACACGAAGTACGTCACGGACTACGAGACCAAGTACGAGACGAAGTACGAGACCAAGATCGAGCACGTACCCGAGTACGTCACGGAGACGGACGTCAAGTACGAGACCGTTAGAGAGACGGACGTCAAGTACGAGACCGTTTATAAGACGGAGTATCAGCCGCAGTACGTTACCAAGACGGCCCTTCATTATAATACGGTCTACAAGACCAATCTAGTCCCGTATTACCAGACCGTTTTGAAGACCGTCCAGACATACAAGACCGTTTGCCCGAAGCCGTATGGCGGATCATACGGGGGATACGGTGGGTATGGGGGATACGGTCATTGA